The DNA region GTAAGGAAGGTACATGCGAGGCAAGAGGTTGCGGGTTCGAATCTCGGCCACCGTACGCGCGCGTATTTGGCGTGATAAAATTGCCTCTTCCCGagtttaatatattttttttaacaAAATGCTTTGGTACTGGGTAGAACCTTCACCCGATACTAAAGCGAACCTTAGGTACCGAGTGTTTTACCCGGTGACGAAGGTTGAGACTTTTAGTCTTGGCTTCACAGTATCGGTTGCGAAATCGGTGCCTACGGCTCTTATCACCCGGTACTATAAGGCTTTTTTTCTAGTAGTAGCACTTTTAGCTGATTATTAATCAATATTACATATACTTGTCTATTTTGTTGCCCGTTATATTTACAAATGCAGCTGTGATGCCATACATACAAAGCTTTTATGCGAAGAAAAAGATTGGTCATGTGAACTGGAAACAATCAGAATTCTCTGCCCGGTCGATCAGAGCCCAGCTGGTGGGCTGCGTGGTAGCATGCGTCCGTTTTCTCACCAAGACAGAGACGGCTAGTGTCACCAgctcgtactcttcttcttgCTTGAATAGGTAGTAGGGAGAGAAAGAGAATGAAATTAAAACAGCCACGGCATGCATGCCAGCTAACCAATCCAAACCGGCAAGCCCTTGAAGTCATGCAACGGACAAGCCCGATCGCTCACTTGCACGCACTAGCAGTTAACAAACCTGCAGCCAGCAGGTGAGTAACCGAGGCGTAGGGTTGGTTTGTTAACCGGACCCGATGTCGGCACGGGACGGCCGGAATCCCCTCAACACATGCGAAATCGATCACATGGGAATTTTGTCCTTGCAAGGGGGGCTCCGTTGTTAATGCTAATCGCCTGCTCTGTCGACACTGAACCCCTAGCTATCTAGGCGCCTAATACGTCGAGCCTATCTATGGTGTCGTGGCATGCGTGTGCTCTCCTAGTACATTCTCTAGGTTTCTGTGTGTGGCTGATGAGGTCACATCACATGATTCCGTTTAGACTGCGTTGCACTGCTTGGTGCATGCACGCATTTCGTTAAGACACGAGAGTGACAGTGTAGCGCTAgcgatcagcagcagcagcagcaggtacATACCAGGTAGCCTAACGTGACAAGCATCCGCCCACAGAATTGTTGCTGTGCTGGCCGGGCCGCGTCTGACGTCTGGCCGGTGGCCGCGCCGTGCACCGGGCGCTTCCGAGCCGCACAGTCTCGCGAGCTCGCGCACGCTGGCCCGCCTACTGGCGACAATCGCCActggccgccgcgcgcgcccactTTTCTCGCTCGCCTCCAACTGCGACGTGAAGTCGCGTCGCGTCGTGTCTGCCCCAGGCCGCCGCTCGGGTGTGTCATGTGTGCGTGTCCCTGTTCCCAgctgcggcagcggcagcgcccCCGTCACTGTGCGCCGCACGGCCCCGAGCTTTATTCCCACGGGGAACGCCGGGGCCCCGCCCCGTCCGTGCTAGCGCCCGTCCCCTGGCTATGCGATTTCACTCACGCGACCGGCGAGCCGGTCCTGACGGCACGTGCGGTACGACGCCGGCGTCACTCGCCGGTCGCAGCGGCAGGGCCCGGCGTCCGGCGGAGATGCCACTCTCGGCGGCCGCCTGGTTCCGCCACCAGCCGTCCTCGCCCTGACGAAACACGACGGTTCCGTTTCGTCGCGGCAGCGCAGCGAAGCAACGGGGCGGCAATGGCGACGTGGGGGGCGAGCCGACCCGGAGCCGTGAGCCCCGGCCGGAGACAGGACGTGAAAAGCGGGAggcgacggccggccggcgccgatCCTTTCCCTGCCGCCGCCTAGCGCAGTAGCAGCTCGTACGCGGGGCACAATTCCCCAGGCGCGCTgtcacggcggcggcacggcagcAGGGGTCGGGCGTCGCCGTCAAATTATTCGCGGCCTCCGAATCATGAGGCCGCGGATCCACGGCGATCGGCGCAATCATGCTGCGCGCCTCGGCATCGTTGCCGTTGCGTAGCACCTACCACCTGGGCACGTTCTATGCGCAGGCCGGGTCCGGCCGTCCGGCCGTGCCGGGGCAGGCAGCGTCGTCGTCGTTCTTGCTCCCCATGGATGGACGGGAGGGACTACCGACAGATCCAGCGGGAGAGAGCACGGTGGCCCGGCCCAGCTGGGCCGACTCCAAACAGTACGCGTCCGGCGTCCTTGCGtgtagctgctgctgctgctgctgcttgttaGACCTTCGTGCCCGTCGCGTCCGGGACCTTTCGCCGACGTGACATCACTCCGCTGTCCACGCTAGAGCCACGTAGCAGCACAATGATCGATCGGCGCCGCTGGAGCTGGAGCCTAGGATTGCTAGGGCTTTGTGATTCCATCGTGCGGTGCGCGCGTACCACGGAGGGACCATGATGGCGCGCGATGCGGCAATGTTCTGCTGCATATGCGCAGTGCCGCTGCTCGTGACGCGGATCGTCTGCTCCTCTCTGCCGGCCTATTCTGCCACGGATCGATATATTCTTCTTCCATCAGCCTGAACGCATGGTGGTCATCCCCAGGGAATACGATGCTCTGGCCAGTCCTTGCACTGAATTATTCGCGTTGCATTACACAGGGCAGGGTTCAGACGCCCGTCAGCGTCATCCGTGTAGGTAATAGCGAGCGGCTCCAAGTTGCTGCGACGATCGTACCTCTTTTCGTATCCAGAAGTCCACAATTGTTCCGCGTTGCATTCATCACAACGAAGGAACACATCCACTGACGGTACACGGAAGTCCTTTTttgcaaaaagaaaaggaagaataAGACCGTGTACGAAAGACGAAGACGGAAGACCCAGCTTTGTCGCATCTCAAACTCTGGGCCGATGATGTATCTCTGCAAACTTTTTAAATGTTAGCCGGCCCATAAGCAGCGTTGGGCTGATGGTACTGGGCTACTCGCTGATAAAAATTCTGGCCCGCGTGAAGTCAGTCGTCCACATTCCCAATCCGTTATCCTATCTTGATCCTAAAATAATCTACGCGACATGATGAGGGATTCCAAGCTATGGCGTCAGGTACCGAATGAAATTCATATTATTGACTACGCCACAGCACCCAGAAAAAACAAATTAAAAGAGATCTAGCACATTATCGATGGAGCGCTGAACGATTCACAAATCAAGACAACATGACTACGTCACGCTTTAAAACGATTTCAACGGCACTCGCCGTGGGAGTTGGCGAACTGGATTTTAGATTTCACACTGCGTCTGCAGCCAACCATCCAAGCTGGACGGTCTCACAGCGCATGTCGCCTGAAACATGCCGGTTCTAGTTTTTCCCCCTACCGTGAGCAAACCCGAATTTAATTATCAAAGCAACGAAATTACATCTTTCACCAGCTATGATTTGTACGAATAGAGACCAAATTTTTATCGAATTATATACACAAAAATTACATACAAATATTTATAGACataaagtttgatcaaattgcAAAGACAAAAATTGAAGAAAGAGAAAATTATAAAGGTCAGAAATAAAAAAATCACAGAAAAAGGTTTTCTTTCGGTGAAACTTAAAAAAATCTTGAACAAAATTTCAGGAGAAAAAAATATGGAAAACAAAATCTAAGAACAAATTTGGGAGAAAATATTTCGGGAACAAAAAATTTGGAAGCAAAAACTTAAGATCAAACTTGGGAGATAAAGATTTTCAAAACTTTTGGAAAATAAAAAATTAGAAGCAAAAATTTTGGAACCAAAATTTAATACCCAGTCACCGGCTGGGACTAGGCaaaggaaaataaaaaataaaaaaattacgcaaaaagaaaatgaaaaaaaggaagaaaattACGCTAGGGGAGGGAACCTCCTGTTACAAAATAACTCTTAGGAGTCTGATTCCTTACGGTCAACCGTGCATTCAGCATCGGATGCTAAGTGCTATCTTAACCTTAGCATGAGTGAGGTTAAGGGATGGAGGTTACCTAGGAGGCTGCGAACCAGCCAAGTGACAGCGACATCGACATGGACACATACCATGCATGACGCAGGGGACGCAGGCCGGTCGGAAAGCGATCTGATCCCGGACAAACTCAGCCAAATGCTTTGCATAATGCCATCCAATCAGGCTCAACCAATGCTTTATGCTTTGGGAGCCTTTCGGTGAGAAGGTAGAGCTCGTCCTTGATGTGGCGGTGGAAAACGACCACAAAAAGGTCGCGCCGCTTGCAAAGGCCCTTCGGTTAGCAAGCGCGTCTGTTCCGTCCCGAGACGGTGCCAAGTGGTATGCAGCTGCCATCACCCTGTGCCGCAGAGTGGGCACGTTCAACTCAAAGTTAAATTCAAGAGACCTCAACGAGACTCGGctttcagttttttttttccttttcctgaGAGAGTGTTCAGTCTCCGTAAGCAACCGCATTATCAAATCACGAACAAACCGCAGGCTTATCGGCTAGCTAGGCTTCAGCTGAAATCATGCGGCGGGAGAAGGTCAGCGGCGAGGTGATCCGTTAAACAAGAGAATTATTGTGCGGACACGCAGCTTGGACAGATCGCAGGCATGAATCTCAGGTGCGATCGAATTGGAGGCTTGGAGCACACCGGCATCCATTCAGCACCAGCCCTGACCTGGTGAGGCCACGGCTCCTCTGGCACGCATGCGCGGGTCACCTGCCCCGAGTCAGCGGCCCCGACCAGCTCCGGCCGGCCCCGCTCGGCCTCGCGTGCGTTACATGGCGCGCCCGCGTAATTAACACCTCCGGTTCCTTCAAAACCTCTCTCTCCATCCTCCCGCCCCTCCACAACCACGCGATCGGCCAGATCCCTACGGCGGCCGGCGATCCGCCCCTCCCCGGGGGACGGCGATGGCTCGCCGCGataccacgccgccgccgctcctcctgctcctgcttcTATCCACCGCCGCGCGGCCGTCTCTCGCCCAGCCGATCAACGtcacgagcggcggcggcaaccACCGCTCCAGGACCGCCGGCGGGTTCACGCCGACCACGGTGATCGTGCTCGTCGTCCTCATCTCCGCCTTCGTCGTCCTCACGCTCTTCTCCATCTACATCAACCGCTGCGCGCCGGCGCGccctcccccgcgccggccGTCCCGCTACGCCCCGGATCAGCAGGCCGCCGCCGACGGAGCCGCGGGCGCCGCCCGGGCGGACCGCGGCGCGCAGGCCGGCCTCGACAGGGGCACCGTGGAGTCGTTCCCCACCGCGGTCTACGGCGACGTGAAGGCGCGCGTCGCGGCCAAGTCGGGGCCGCTCGAGTGCGCGGTCTGCCTCGCGGCGTTCGAGGACCACGACGAGCTCCGGGTGCTCCCGGCCTGCTGCCACGTCTTCCACCCGGACTGCATCGACCCCTGGCTCGCCGGAGCCGTCACGTGCCCGCTCTGCCGCGCCGACCTCACCATGGCCTCGCCTCCGGCGCCCACCGCCACCGAGAGCTGCGACCTGACGGTGCGCCAGGAGGCGGTGCGGGAAGAGccggacgaggaggaggaggaggagcgggacGAGGCGTGCCTCGTGGCCCCGTTCACGCCCGAGTCCGTCATGAGCTTCGGCGTGGCGCGGTCCCACGAGTTCCACTTCCGGCGGACGCAGTCGGCCATGGACACGCGGCCGGACTGCCACACGCTGCGGCTGCCGGAGCACGTCATGAAGGAGCTCGCCGCCGTCCGGAGGCACCGGCGCGCCGCGAGCCTCGCCGGGTACCCCGACGCCGTGGAGCGGACGCCGCGGTGGCTCGCGTCGCTCTGGCGGTCCGTGTCGTGGCAGCGGCAGGGCCGGACGGATCCGGACGCCCCGGAGGAGTACGGCGGCAGCAAGCGGGTCGTCCCGATCACCGGAGCGCCGGAAGAACGGCCCAGCGGATCGGGGTCTGCTGCTGTGGACGAGGAGGAGAAATCTGACATTGCTGCGTTAAGCCAGGTCTGATTGATTTACTTTGGCGTGCCTGTAAGGATGATCTGTGTGGTGCAAGACCGTGCAGGTTACAGACAATCATCTTGTCTCGTGCTCGCATCCGGGTACCCGCACCAAGATTAGGGTTCTAGTGTACATCATAAAAATGTCCGATCTCGATTTGAATGCGCCCCAGAATTGCAAGATTCTTTTGGCGATCGAGTAATGCTCCTTAGATAGGCCATTACAGCACCATCAGTTACTTGGAAGCCTTTGATTGCCTCCAGCTGTGATACGCAGTATACTCAAGACCAGCAGGCACGAGACGGGACGGCTGTCTCAGACAAAAAACACAACGCACCACCGGTCGCCGGAGCATCTTTGGCCGGCGGTCAAAGAGAAGGTTGTATTCCGTCAAAAAACAATCCCCGCAATAGTCGTACGCGAAAGGGTCAGCGCCTAGGCGACTTTATCCGGAGCTCATGTGCGACTGCAAGATGGCGACCCATGG from Panicum hallii strain FIL2 chromosome 9, PHallii_v3.1, whole genome shotgun sequence includes:
- the LOC112875039 gene encoding E3 ubiquitin-protein ligase Os03g0188200-like, which gives rise to MARRDTTPPPLLLLLLLSTAARPSLAQPINVTSGGGNHRSRTAGGFTPTTVIVLVVLISAFVVLTLFSIYINRCAPARPPPRRPSRYAPDQQAAADGAAGAARADRGAQAGLDRGTVESFPTAVYGDVKARVAAKSGPLECAVCLAAFEDHDELRVLPACCHVFHPDCIDPWLAGAVTCPLCRADLTMASPPAPTATESCDLTVRQEAVREEPDEEEEEERDEACLVAPFTPESVMSFGVARSHEFHFRRTQSAMDTRPDCHTLRLPEHVMKELAAVRRHRRAASLAGYPDAVERTPRWLASLWRSVSWQRQGRTDPDAPEEYGGSKRVVPITGAPEERPSGSGSAAVDEEEKSDIAALSQV